The region agagagaaagagggagagaaaagggagcgaggagagaaatgagagagagaaagagagagagagacaggaagagagaaagagagagagaaaagggagagaggagagaaatgagagagaaagtgagagagacaggaagagagaaagagagaaaagaagggagcaacagagaggagagaaagaagggggagagagagacagagaaagagaaaaagagagagaaaagggggagagagagagaaagagagagagagaaaagaagggacagagaggagagaaagaaattggaaagtgggagagagtgaaagagagagagagaggaaaggagagaaagagagagagaaaagaagggagcaacagagagaaagaagggggagagagaaatagacagagaaagagaaaaagagagagtaaaaggggagagagaaagaaggagaaggaatggagacATTTCTTCTTGAACTTTCTTTGTTTAGATCTACCGGATAGATTAATGGGGCCTAAAGTAAACCTCACCCAGCAGGGAAGAGCAATGGCGTTCTTGACTGTCTCAGCCCCGGCCAGCCGGCCGTTTCCGTTGAGAAGCTCCATGCTCAGGAATGTCTCCTGCTGCCAGCTGTGCTCCGCTCGGGCCAAACCGAGATCCTTAAACACCACCGTCCCAAGAATGATTGAGGGCAGCTGAGGCTGCAAACCGACTCTGGGCATGGAGCGGATTCCCAAATCCTTTGCAGCCCGGAAGTTCTCCCTCTCTGAAGACAGAGCCTAGCTCTTCTGAATCCGGACAGACCACAATAACTCCATTGCTCCCCCCGCCAATTGAAGAGACACCCCAAATGAACGGACAGATGTGTATGACTGCAGCTGCTTCTGAAGCTGAATCGGAGTTTGGGGCTGCATCTCTGCCCCCCGTGGAAGAATCTTAACCCTGGTCAGACCACCAACCCATGGGATGATCCAGGCTCCctagctcagtgtttttcaaccttgtcaacttgaagatgtccggacttcaactcccagaattccccagccagcgaatgctggctggggaattctgggagttgaagtccggacatcttcaagttgacaaggttgagaaacactgtcctaaccactgctggggaattctgggagttgaagtccagacatcttcaagttgacaaggttgagaaacactgtcctaaccactgctggggaattctgggagttgaagtccagacatcttcaagttgccaaggttgagaaacactgccctagctaGCTAGCTGCCTTTCTGGAATTGGGGGGAAGAAAGTCAGGGTCTTAAGCTTGGAAACCTCTCCACGCTCCCCTTTTGCCTTCTAAAGATCAGGGGCTCATTCTGAGACTCCCCTTCCAAGCACCCTAAGCTGGTGTGGCGAGGACTTGCTTTGGCCTGAGGTTTGAAAATTCAGGGTCCGTTTATTGTTCCAATCCCCGCAGATTTTAGATAGGATAAAGGAATATTTTTACGACCATCCCAAACCAggattgcaaacaaacaaatgagcATTAGAAATCAAGGGAAGGCAAGATCAACTATTACAGTTGGTGGAGGCTCAAAGATTTTATACAAGAACAATGTAAAAATGGGCAtttggggctgggggaggcagaAAAGAGACTGAGGGGCGCAAATATTTTGATTTTCCTGCCTGGTTGCAGTTCTTCGGAATGGTTTGTTTTAGCAGTAGccatagcagttcgacttatataccgcttcatagggctttcggccctctctaagcggtttacagagtcagcatatcgcccccaacaatccgatagatagataaatagatagatagatagacagacagacagacagacagacagacatatagagatagatagatagatagacagacagacagacagacagacagacagatagatagcaatagcagttagacttatattccgcttcatagggctttcagccctctctaagcggtttacagagtcagcatatcgcccccaacaatccatagatagatagatagatagatagatagatagacagacagacagacagacatatagagatagatagatagatagacagacagacagacagacagacagacagacagatagatagcaatagcagttagacttatattccgcttcatagggctttcagccctctctaagcggtttacagagtcagcatatcgcccccaacaatccatagatagatagatagacagacagacagacagacagacagacagacagacagagatatagagatagatagatagatagatagatagatagatagatagatagatagatagatagatagatagatagatgatagatagcaatagcaatagcagttagacttatataccgcttcatagggctttcagccctctctaagcggtttacagagtcagcatatcgcccccacagtctgggtcctcatttcacccacctcggaaggatggaaggttgagtcaaccttgagccggtgagattagaaccgccgaactgcagatagcagtcagctctAAACTTATTTTCTCTCTGGAAAGGAGAAATCCTTCCAGAAAAAAGGTTTCTTTGATTCAAAGCCCTCCGAAGAATAACAGGTCTGTCCCTTGTGCTTTTCCCCCCACTCAGAAACTTGTGTGTCCCTTGGAACCTTCCCATGGCGGCCATGCGTGACATCTGCCTGCTTCTTCTCTTGATGCTGCCCTTCTGCGCCTCAAGATCAGTTCAGAACCTGGCCCTGGAAGAGAGCGAGGGGAGCGGAGACAGCGAGGGGGCTCCCCCCGACCCCACTACTGCCAGGGCGGCGCTGAGTGTGAGCCCCACCTCAGGGAGCCTGGTGGTCGATTCGGTCAATGGAACCTTGCATTCGTTCAACCTCCTGGACGGCATCGTGAACTTCTTCCAGACCTACATGCTCCTGATCGTGGTGGTGGGCTCccttctcctcatcttcctctcCATCGTGTGTGCGGCTGTCATCACCCAGCAGAAGCACAAGGCCTCCGCCTActacccctcctccttccccaaaaAGAAGTACGTGGACCAGAACGACAAGGCAGGGGGGGCCAAGGCCTTCAGCGAAGTCCCTGAGAAGCCCTCCGATGAGAGCCAAGAGGAGCCGGTAGATTCCACCAAACAATTGCAGGCGGACATCTTAGCTGCTGCCCAGAACCTCAAGTCTCCCACCAAGGCCGTCATGGCGAATGGGAAAAGTGGCCCCGTGGAAGACCCGCCAGttgaagggaaagaggaaggggccCCAAAAACAGAAGAGGCGGAGGAGGGCAGCtccaaagaggaggaagaagaagaagaagaaggaaaatcaCCAACGGAGGCTGAGATGCCTCCAGAGACATCAGCTCCAAACAGTTTGGTGGATGCGGAGACCAGAGAAGAGGAGGTCCCACCTGGGGTGGAGACCCATCCATCTCCACCTGAGGAGTCCAAGGAAGCCCCACCCACCGAGAAACCTGCCGTTCCTGTCTCAGAAGGccaggaggagcagaaggaagagCTCAGTGCTCCACTGACTCTTGACCCCACAGAAGAACCCCAAAACTGAATGGGGTCAGTTCCCATCACTGGCGGGACAGCTTATAATATGAAACCTACAGGGATCTGTTTATCAAACAGAGGGGAAGCAGATCTTTACCTTACCTGTAAAGGAGACACGTTAGCCACCTCCCACCCTCTCAAGAAACACCTGAAAGGTCTACATTGTTGTGATTTTGCTTTAATGGACTTTCTTCAGTTATGACAACTTGCCCAAGTCTTGCGCCCTCCAGGTGTGGAAGACCAAGACTTCCATCATCCCCTGCCAACCTGCCCAGGGAGGTGATGAGAGTCGCTTAACAcatctggggggtgggtgggagggaagctGAGTGACCGCAATGTCATAATGTAGCTACTCAACCAGATATCATTGAGCAGGTAAGGTAGAACTTATTTTAGAAGACCAGTTGAAGACACATTGACCTCAACGTGCTTCCAGGATTCTTCTGGAGGAACCATCCTAGTTTCGTCCTCCAGGACTTTCCCACTTTCAGGGAGAACATATCTGCACATACATAATATTTGAGGTGGGCCCTTTGGGTGAGCATTTAATTCTATTTATATCAATCCTTAATTCTGGACCAAGGTTGTGTGCAGAGATGATTGGTCAACCTTTCTGTCAACTATGAAGTCATCCAGAtctttatttcccccccctctccactGCTGATGAGATGGTCTTTGGGCAAAGGTGAAGTTATTTCATACCTGTCCTTCTTTTAAAGCCAACCTTGGCTCAACTCTGTTTAGTTGTCCCTTATATCAATCATTAGTTCATTTACTTTTGTTAGTATCAGCTCTGAAAGTTGAACCCGGGGCCCGTATATAGTTTCAGAATGGCCAACCTGAATTCAGTTTTTTTAAGTACAATTTCCGCCCAAGCGATGATAATGATGTACAATGGATCCACCATtcagtccaatttttttttttttaatctggtttCTGAGAATCCTTAACTCCCAAATTCTACAGCTGCTTGAGGAGATCTGATTATCCAACCAACTTTGCAAGGAATCTGATGACATTTTTGAAAATTATTCCTCTTTAAGGTCAACAAATATTCAGACTTTTGTGTGGAGGGGAAGAAAGACGGTGAGGACTTTCATGAGTGAATGAAGCCCAACAAAGGTGGATTTTTATGTATGTTCAATCTGGAAGTTCTTCACTTGTCAAGATCTTCAGAGGAGAGAGATTCAAACCCATTGAAAATGTTTTCTGGGCTTTTCAAAAGTCTGttatgggtggggaggggggggaagactttgggtctttttaaaaaaaatgtttttatacttTGACGGGGGACATTGGATTTCAGATTCCCAGGTCCTAATCTTTCTGGGTCAACTAGAAAAAAACGTTTCAGCAAGccttagagctgaagaagcaagTGAGATTAACGTGGTTTGGGACAAGCCTTGAAGAAGCTGGGTGCCAGGGAGAACACATTTGCAAcaaccaaaacacacacacacacacacacaccacccttcTTAATTTTTCCCAGCCTCTTTGCAAAGGTTCTGCTGATATTTATGACTTTCCCTCCCACTGGGGATCTCCCAGGCTGACCCTTGTAATCCTAGTAAAAACATCTATAAATTTAGCTGACCAAGAGATTTATTGTAGTTTTGAGGACTTATCAGGGATGGGGTTTTAATAGGCTGACCCTCTCTGGCAGAATCTCTGCAGCCCTACACTTTCAAGGCTTATTTTGGAATGAGGGACTCTAACGAGGCTGTAAAAAAGCCACATTTGCAACCAGCTGAAGTGGGTTAGCATGAAGAGGGTCTGGTGAACCTCTCGGCAACTTTTTCTAAGGGCTCCCTAAACCTTGAAACGCCAGGAAGGACACAGTGtggattaaaaacacaaaataaaacgTCTTCACAGCCCAGATGTTCCAACCCAGCCCATGTGCGGCTAATGTCCAGGTGTGGCAGAAACCAGATGCCCAAACATCTGGAACTGTGTCCCTCAAGCTTTAaggcagtgtttgtcaaccttggcaacttgaagatgtccggacttcaactcccagaattccccagccagcattcgctggctggggaattctgggagttgaagtccggacatcttcaagttgccaaggttgacaaacactgctttaaggtgttggcacttcaactcccagaattccccagccagcagggttAAATGGGTTGGGGTggccaatgatttttttaaaaaatggcccaAATTTAAAGAAATGCCGTCACTGTCATTTTCCTTCCCCTTGCCTTAAGCCTACAATGAGTCCACGTGTATTTTTCTCCATTATAGACGTAtgtttcattaaaaagaaatgataaagCAGGCTTGTGTGGATGTGTGAATGAGGACTGGGTAGTTTTCATGCCTCTGAATTTTCCAGGCGGCGTATCTGAAATAGCAAAAGGCTTCTTGGTTATAGAAATGGAAGGAGGTCTCTCCCTCCCACACCCCACCaccaaaaaaaaagacagttcTTGCTTAATATGCAGCTCATAAAATCTCGCGTCTTTCTTGGAAATGGTCCCTCCAAGTCTCGGATTACGCCCAAATCACTCCTCAAAATCTGAATTACTGGATTTGCACAGTTCCTCCTTGACCCACTGGATTATTTGTCCTCCCTCGTCATGCCGGTTTTTTGCTTTAAAAGCATCTCTTGGGATGCTTCTCATGCTTTGGGGCGGGTTAGCTTTTCGGTCTTGGTGGCTAGACTGGAAAAGGGGGAGCAAAGATTGTTGTGAAACGTCTTTCTCTCCTCCTGGGATTAAAAGAGGAAATAGCCGGCATTCTTGGGCCAGAAAGAGAGCATCGCAGGGGCCTCCGGATGGAGATTTCCCCCTTCTTCCAATCGGGTGTTCCGGATTCTGCCGTGCTGTGGTATTTTGGGGGGATTCTGCCTTCTTTGAAGGCTGCAAGCAGCTCAGCTAAGGCAGGGGAGGACTGGGGTGGAGGGAAACAGGCCTTGAGGGTGGTCTGGGGTCTTCTAGCAGGCACCAGAGGTGACGTGATGCTGCTTTCCTGCCCTAATTGGCACTGCCATGCCCTCTCCTTGCCAGCTCTGTCTTCCCTCTTCTGCTTGCAATGAAACAAGGGCAGGCAGCCCTACTTGGGAAGGGTGGCAAAATATTTGGGCCCCTCTCCTTCAGGATTGTCCCAAAGGCGTTTTTCAAAAGGCTGctagttctatttctatttctgtacCCCACCGTTCAATCAGAAccgaagaggcttcttggatgagaagcgaaatgctttcaaagaaaaagaaaagtctagttgtcttttgaaaagcatctttgggacccgGATGATTGACAATCTCCGTAGAGATTTATCCTTCGAGATGTTCCCCATCGTGGAGGGGAATCTCCCAGCCCCTCACTTTCTTGACTGTTGCTAAATTCCCAGggttctttatatatattttttggtttAAGTGCTCTGTCCAAATGCAAATCacacagaataacggagttggaggggaccttggaggtcatctagtacaaccccatgctcaagcaggaggccctttcCGTcctctaatctcttcttgaaaacctccagtgatggagagcatccacaacctctggaggcacaTCGTTCCACGGATGAAtcgttctcacggtcaggaaatttcttggtTCGAGGCtggatctctccttgttcagatGTGGGTATCATATCCACTTAGCTGAAAGCGGAGACGGCCTTCCTTGCTGGGTCCTTTAAGGGAAGCTGCAATCCTTCCTCACACCTTTGGCCCGTGACGGGTAACCTGGAGTCCAGTTTGGGACCCTTTTCATCAGCAAGAGGGCGGAAGACTGGGGTGCATCTCTCTCCCCTCTGCATGCTTTCAACCCTGAAGGCTCAGCCCTGATTTAAAACCCCCCGAGTCTTGATCTGCAGGCACAGCCTGTCTCCACTTTACGTCAAGGCCCTCCAGCAGAGAAAGCCTTAACATTTGCAATTTGCGTAATTTCTCAGAAGCAGAAGCAACAACCCCGTGGCAAGGTCAGTTGCCCGTGTGCGAAGGAGAGATAGGAAGTGTGCAAAACTAAACAACCCTCCCcaattattcccccccccttccctttctctgagCACAAAACAGCTGAACTTGGAAGCATTTGGTCAGGCTGTTTTTAAGGAACAAAACCTGCAACACTTTTTGAGCATCACCGAGCAGGGAAAAACTCTGTTTCCTAaacgttttttccccctctggactCGGAGAACTTATAAAAGGGGGGGGACATGTTTTCTGAGGAGGTGAGGGGGAAGGTGGAGATGTTGGCCAGGTACTGGAGGCACCACCGGCCACTTTTGATAgtgcttggggtgggggtggtgggggaaaGAGAGCCCGATTCAAACTTCTGCCGTTCAGCAAAGACGGCACGAAATGCTGATCCTGAATTCAGGAGAAACCTCAAGCCTAAAAATGGCTGCTGGGAGCACCGAAGGTTTGGGCCGTTCCTGGAACAAAGGGAGGCTTGTAATTTAGCAGTTGCTGTGGGTTTTCTTGTGGCCGGCATGGTCCAGATTTAGAGAAATCTGCCCAATATTTGTGGCGTCGCAGAGAGAGTTTCGAGAACATCCACTCCTTTCATTTCTGACCGCCTTCCTCCAAGGAGAGCTTCGGCCGAAGGCTTCTCGGCCTCCCTCCCTTGCACTGTGGTGGCCCCTTCCCATCCCAGGGCTATTGAAAGCAAAAGCCCCTTTGGCCTTGTGGGTCTGCCTTTGAACTGGGCTTGTCATAAACCAGGATCTCGCCCCAACTGACATGCCACCGGAACAAACCGTAGGAGAACTTGGGGCAGCAAGGATGCGTTTGTTGAGCATCCAGGAAGATTGAAGAGAGAAAAGCAATGTCGTCACTATCTCGGCATCGTTTCTTGGAGAGCTTTTCAAAggggagaaatagaaatagcaatagcagttagacttatataccgcttcatagggccttcagccctctctaagcatatcgcccccaacaacaatccgggtcctcattttacccacctcggaaggacggaaggctgagtcaaccctgagccggtgagatttgaacagccgaactgcagtcagctgaagtagcttgcagtgctgcatttaaccactgcatcacctcggctcCTTGTCATCTGCTTTGGGGAAGGAAAACTCGATTCTAAAACTCGGGGCAGCCTAGAAATGGGTCGGGTCCATCCCTTTCGGCCAAATCTTCTCTTCGCCAGAAGGGGCCCTTCGGAGGCAAAATATTTCAGGAGGGTTTATTTTTAAGCGTCTCCTTTTTGCCTTTGGATGGGGGAGGCCTATTGTTGACTGGGGAGTGGATTATCCAGTTGCTGGGTTCAGtggctggctggcaggcaggcaggcgatgCTTCGGCAGCTGCGGACTGTTTTGGTTGGAAACCTGAGCTGCTGattaaaatggccccaaaataCAGGGTGGCAGCTGGCACTAGGCGGGCAGGCAGGGGTGGAAAACCTTCGCCTGCTTGTCAGCATGCACTTCTCCCGGGCCCCTCAAGAATGCAGGGGCAGGTTTCCCTGGCTTGGGTAGCCTTTGCAGAAGAGAATTGCCACATTGGGGACTGTCTCCATCTCATCACCAGCCTAGACATGTCAATGGACGCCTAATTTAAAAAGACTCCCTTCTGGTGCCTTCAATAGAGCCTCTTATTCTCATtaggtagattaaaaaaaaagaatcaagagGAGCAGCTGCCGTTTTGCATGTGCTGTTAGAGTGCagcaatgcaggctacttcagctgactgcagttcagcggttcaaatctcaccggctcaaggttgactcagccttccatccttccgaggtgggtgaaatgaggacccagactgtgggggcgatatgctgactctgtaaaccgcttagagagggctgaaagccctatgaagcggtatataagtctaactgctattgctattctctcatGCTGGTTTTCCAATCTATGCCAGACAGTCCAGTTCTATCAGATTCTGGGGACGAGCACAAGCTGATAGATACCACCAGCCATCAGGGTGAAAAATGCCAAAAAATGTCATtaggactgattaaaaaaaaaatgtggtgcGGTATTTCTCAAGCTTGGGcaccttgaagatgtgtggacttcaactcccagaattccccagccaacaagcAACTGTTCGCTGGCAGATGGGTAGTTTGGCCTGGTGGTTAAGTCAccaggctagaagccaggagagatgtgaattctagtcctgcttagccctgaaagctggctggatgactttgggtcagtccctatctctcagcccaacccacctcacagggtccttgttatagggcagtgtttctcaaccttggcctcttgaagatgtccggacttcaactcccagaattccccagccagcgaatgctggctgggaaattctgggagttgaagtccggacatcttcaagtggccaaggttgagaaacacggttatagggaaaagaggaggaaggagtactaggtatgttctccaccttgagttacttatgaaAATAGTAACGGTGTGATATAAATGAAGaaaacacaaattaaaaaaaaccctcatcatTCTTCAGAACAAACATATATTATTATCTCTGCATGTGTTACACAAGCTGAACAACAAACAAATCTGAAATTTGTGTATTAACAATCaggtgaaataaaatatatatttccttctttATAATTCTAATCTAGAAAATAGCAGAGACACCTTTCCTGTAGTTATCAGGTCTATCCCTCGTGTTAGGGGAATTTAAAGCAGCAACATAAAACCACACTGCTcttacctccccccacccccgaaaaTCAAGGACCAGAATTTTAGTTGTAAGCCCAAAGAGCCTCCATACTGCTCTAAATCTACCCCTGGAGGGAGAACACTGGGGTGTCATACATCATTGCCCGTCCCTGTGGACTCAAGGGTCGTACCTGGGACCTTGCTTTGGAACTAAGAGACAACTttaaccccctccctcccttttcggTGGCCATCCCTAAGGCTACAAATCAAATCTCAGACGAAGATCTTTCACacagataaaaggaaaaaaaagccaaGAGCAAAAAGCTGCGGCAAAGTCAGTCTGTCCTGTTGGCTCTAGTACAGTCTTAACATTGTGCGTATGAGTTGTGCGTCTCTCCAAATGGCGGATGGGTGAAGCTCCTAAGATATCGTGCTGAGGCTACAAGTGGGATGAAGGGAAGCTGGCTCCCAGGTCTTGAGAGGCAGAGGAGCCCTACATACTGGCTGCGCTCTTCCCAGGTCCAGACGGGTTTGACCCCTGCTTCAACTTGTAATCTGCCAAGGCAGCCTTGATGGCGTCTTCCGCTAGCACTGGAGGGAAGGAgcgggagacagagagagaaacggTCAAGAGCTTGGAAACATGGGATGCTCTTTGtttcccctttgtggggaaaacAAAGGGTTCCAGGAACGCAATCAACAGTGAAAACCCTACTCACTTGAGCAGTGCAGTTTCACTGGCGGCAGGCAAAGCTCTTTAGCGATATCTGTATTTTTTATCTTCAAGGCTTCGTCAACCTGAAATTGACCCAAATTGAGAGTTTAGCAAGGCCGAGATAACTCTTGCCCAAGGATCTCGGCTTACAAAGCGTTTCTCGCTTTATTTTACATGAGAATATGCCCCACCAAGGATGAAGGTTCAACAAATGTCCTCGAGGAAGATGGGTGACGGGGCCGGGACTCTATAATCAGATACGGCCAAGGATTTGAAATGGAGAGCACGTACCGTCTTCCCTTTCACCCACTCCGTCGCCAAAGAACTTGAAGCGATTGCTGACCCGCAGCCAAACGTCTTAAACCTGGCGTCAATGATTTTTCCGTTCTCGTCCACCTCGATCTGAGGGCAGTTACAAAGACCCCCAATTACTGGTCTGTTGGCAAGGCTAAACCTAAAGGGGGCAGGCTGGGGAGGCCTGAGAAAAGCAGGGATTTTGCTTACTTGCAGCTTCATGACGTCACCGCAGGCTGGAGCCCCCACCAGGCCAGTCCCCACGTTCTTCGCCGCCTTGTCCAGGGATCCGACATTCCTGGGATTCTCGTAGTGATCTACCACCTGAAAGGGAAAATTCAGGGCGAAAATGGGACAATCCTTCAGGAGGCTGAGAGAACCCTCCTCATAGAAGAGGGGCAAGGGAAGCCTCCCTTGGATAACAAGGGattcctctcttccccctttcaGCTTGTTTGGAGGTTGTGACAGGTGATTGACAAGCTCCCTACCGTGTTTCCAAGAAAATGAGAcagggggtcttattttcttttgagccctgaaataagcgcttggctttactttccaaggtggcgcagtggttaaatgcagcactgcaggctactgctagatcagcaggtcagcggttcaaatctcaccggctcagggttgactcagccttccatccttccgaggtgggtaaaatgaggacccggattgttgttgggggcgatatgctgactctctgtaaaccgcttagagaggcctgaaaggcctatgaagcggtatataagtctactgctattgctattgctatttcagggaGGTCTTGCTTATTTTTGAGGTGGCGACTGTGGCCACCTCATGGATGCTGCTGTGCTGCGATAtttccggggagggcttattttagggcatggcttattatccgggggagggcttattttcaggaaaatgggGTGGAAAGTGAGGTTGGGAGGCTTTTTCGCACCACCAGCGGCTGAAAAGCAAGCCAAGAAGGGATCCCAGGCAATCGGGACTCTTTctgtccagccccccccccccccaaaatcaggATCAGGCCCAGCCGATCTTGGGGCAGTTTTGAGTTTCGCTCAAGGCCCTTTTGCTGCTTTTGAGGGCGAGGCAACCGGGGAGAAGGAAAACTCGGCACCTCCggctccttctttttcttctccgccCACAGGAGGCAGAAGGCGCCCGGCCCTTCCCTGCGTCCTTCCTTCTCGAGGGAGGCGGCGGGTGGACGGGGA is a window of Thamnophis elegans isolate rThaEle1 chromosome 13, rThaEle1.pri, whole genome shotgun sequence DNA encoding:
- the TMEM119 gene encoding transmembrane protein 119, whose amino-acid sequence is MAAMRDICLLLLLMLPFCASRSVQNLALEESEGSGDSEGAPPDPTTARAALSVSPTSGSLVVDSVNGTLHSFNLLDGIVNFFQTYMLLIVVVGSLLLIFLSIVCAAVITQQKHKASAYYPSSFPKKKYVDQNDKAGGAKAFSEVPEKPSDESQEEPVDSTKQLQADILAAAQNLKSPTKAVMANGKSGPVEDPPVEGKEEGAPKTEEAEEGSSKEEEEEEEEGKSPTEAEMPPETSAPNSLVDAETREEEVPPGVETHPSPPEESKEAPPTEKPAVPVSEGQEEQKEELSAPLTLDPTEEPQN
- the ISCU gene encoding iron-sulfur cluster assembly enzyme ISCU, mitochondrial; the encoded protein is MASRARRHAPSVDPACVPPPHSDCEADKMAALRASGVRAAALLRPGLARLPPAAGYHEKVVDHYENPRNVGSLDKAAKNVGTGLVGAPACGDVMKLQIEVDENGKIIDARFKTFGCGSAIASSSLATEWVKGKTVDEALKIKNTDIAKELCLPPVKLHCSMLAEDAIKAALADYKLKQGSNPSGPGKSAASM